One Thermoplasmata archaeon genomic window, GATCCGCTGCCCCGTGGAGGACATCCGGGAGACCGGACGGGCGGCGAGGGGCGTGCGCATCCAGCGGCTCGCGGAGGGCGACCGGGTCTCGGCCGTGGTCCGGCTCGTGACGCCTCAAGAGGAGGACGCCGTCGGCGAGGCGACGCCTCCGGCTCCCGGTCCCGCGGAGTGACCTACCCGGGCCATCGCACGTCGATCCCGAGGCCGGGCTTGCTCGGCGCCACGAGGTGGCCGTGCTTGAACTCGAGCCCCGAGGAGGGGTCCGAGGCCAGGTTGAAGTGGGAGTCGAGGTCCAGCCACTTCACGTTCGGCGAGGCGAGCGCGAAGTGCAGGCCCGCGGCGATGGACAGCTGGGGCTCGCTCATGCAGCCCACCATGGTCGGATAGCCCGCGGACGAGCAGATTGTGTCGACCTCGAGCGCGCGGGCGATCCCGCCGTGCTTCATGAGCTTCAGGTTCACCGCCTTCGCCGCGTTGCCCCACCGCACCTTCTTCGCGTCCTCCGGGGTCAGGACCATCTCGTCCGCCATGATCGGGACCGGGGAGGACTCCGCGAGGACGCGCATCCCCTCGAGGTCCTGCGCGGGCACGGGCTGCTCGAAGAAGGCCACGTTCAGGTCGCGTGCGGCGCGCGCGAAAGAGAGGGCCTGCCCCCAGGTGAACCCCTCGTTGCCGTCGATCCGCAGCTCCACGTTAGGCCCCACGGCGCTCCGGATCGCCGCCAGGCGGTCGAGATCCATCTTGGGATCCTGACCGACCTTGACCTTCAGCGCGCGGAAGCCCTCGTGGGTCCAGCGCACGGCATGCTCGACGGCCGCGGGCGTGGGCATGATCCCAATGGTCATGTCCGTCGTCATCCGATCCCGATGGCCGCCGAGGTAGCGGTAGAGGGGCAGGCCCGCGACCTGGGCCGCGAGGTCGTACACGGCCA contains:
- a CDS encoding dipeptide epimerase; the encoded protein is MEIELIEFASLTIPRKERFTIARGSSDVAETWWVFVHAGGLVGQGCGAPSEVTHETAATMNESLKALVKGLKGYEFHQPHEIAERMDKLVPGNPAAKAALDMAVYDLAAQVAGLPLYRYLGGHRDRMTTDMTIGIMPTPAAVEHAVRWTHEGFRALKVKVGQDPKMDLDRLAAIRSAVGPNVELRIDGNEGFTWGQALSFARAARDLNVAFFEQPVPAQDLEGMRVLAESSPVPIMADEMVLTPEDAKKVRWGNAAKAVNLKLMKHGGIARALEVDTICSSAGYPTMVGCMSEPQLSIAAGLHFALASPNVKWLDLDSHFNLASDPSSGLEFKHGHLVAPSKPGLGIDVRWPG